Genomic DNA from Methanofollis sp. W23:
ACCTAAAAATCTGCTCTGATCTGGAGAATGGTGGCGGCCGTGAATCCTTCCGCGATGACCTCGAAGCCCGCACCGAAATAAACAGGGAAGACTCCGAAAAAATTCGCAGATATCGATCCAGATATATATCGCCACCCCCATGATCCCCCATGGACCGCTGGATCCTCCTGCCCCTCCTCGGGGCCTTTCTGATCATCCTCGCCTCCGGGTTTGTGCTCGTCCTCCCCGACGACGGGAAAGAGATCGACGAGAGCGGGTTGCAGACCTTCGCCTCTGACGACGAGGTGATCAAGTTCCTCAAAGCCCATGCCTCGCGCGACACGACCCACACCACAGGCCCCGGACCTGAAATCTCGACCGACGCCCCGCTCGCCCCCGCCACCGCACCCCTGATCGAATCAGACGGGGCGGTCGACTACTCCTCGACAAACGTCCAGGTCGCCGGGGTGGACGAGGCCGACATCGTCAAAAATGATGGACAATATCTTTACCTCCTCAGGGACGGCGAGGTGGTGATCGTCCGTGCCGTCCCGGCAGATGAGGCGGCCGTCGTCGGACGGGCCGCCGTGGACGGGAGGCCGCAGGCACTCTTCCTGGAAGGCGACCGTCTCGTCGTCTTCACCGAGGAGGTCCAGGACGACCTTGTCACCCCGGAGGGGAGCGTCGCCCCGGTCCCGGTGCACAGGACCGTGACCTCGGCCCAGATCTGGTCGGTGCAGGACCGGGCGGCCCCTCGCCTCATCGAGAACATCACCATCACCGGCAATTATGAGGAGGCGCGGCTCATCGACGGCGAGGTCTGGCTCATGACCGTGGAATACCCGGAGCCCCCGGACTATCCCCTGCCCGAAGCCGGCGGCGTCCGCCCGCCCATCTACACCCCGCCGGTGCCCCAGCAGTATTACGCCTTCCACACCCTCGCCTCCTTCCCGGTTGCGGGCGGGGACGAGGCCTCGGCAGTCTCCTTCCTCCTCGGCGAAGGAGGGACGATGTACGTCTCAGAAAAAAATCTCTATCTCGCCTACCCTGACCACCCGATAGGCGAGTCGGTCATCCACCGCTTCGCCCTCACACAAAGGGGCGCCGCCTATGTGGCAACCGGCATGGTCAACGGCACGGTGAAGGACCAGTTCTCCATGGACGAGGCCGGCGACACCCTGAGGGTGGCGACGACGGCCTTCCAGAACAACAGCACGAGCGGGGTCTACCTCCTCGACGACCAGATGGAAGTGCAGGGCGCCCTCGAGGGGATCGCCCCGGGCGAGCGGATCTATGCGTCCCGTTTCATGGGTGACCGCCTCTACCTCGTCACCTTCAAACAGATCGACCCCCTCTTTGTCATCGATCTCTCAGGACCAACGCCCGTCGTCCTCGGTGCCCTGAAGATCCCTGGCTACTCCGAGTACCTCCACCCCTGCGGCGACCACTGCCTCATCGGCGTCGGCCGGGAGACCTCGGTGAACGAGTGGGGCGGCACCGTCACCGGCGGCCTGAAGGTCGCCCTCTTCGAGGTCGGCAATGTCTCGGCCCCGGCCGTCATCGACACGGCGATCATCGGCACCAGGACGACACAGTCCCCGGCCCTTGACGACCATAAGGCCTTCTTCTTCGACGAGAAGCGCGGCGTCCTCGTCCTCCCGGTGTACGACCACGGACAGAATTATTATCCCGTCTCTTCCTCTCCCTGGAACGGGGCATATGTCTTTACGCTCTCTGAGGAGGAGGGTATCGACCATACCGGCACCATCACTCATGAATCCTCCTGGGACGGGAGGGTGAAGAGGACGGTGCGCTTCGACGAGACTCTGGCCACCGTCTCCGACCTCTCCATCGTCCTGACCTCTCTTCCCGACTGCACCCGCACCGGGGCGGTTGTCATCGGCGAGTCGCCGGCGGCACCCCCGGTGCAGACCGGCGGGATGCCCCTACCCCCCGAGATCAGTGCCTGACGCCCCCATGCTCAGGTCACCGAGACGCGTGCAAAACGCCAGCGGGCAAGGAGAAAGGTGAGGGCGGCAAAGACGAGGAGGACACACAATGAGAAGACGACATCCACGGCCGTCGTCACATAGCGGACACCGAGGGCGCTGAAGTCAGGCCCGATGGCAAAGTACCTGAGCCCGGTGATGAGATGGGTCAGGGGGTTTGCCGCTGCCAGGGCCCTGAGGGCGTCGGGCAGGGTGGCCGTCGGGTACAGGGCGTTCGAGGCAAAGAAGATCGGGAGGGTGAGGAGGGTGATCACCGCCTGCAGTCCTTCGGGGGTCTCCATCGTGACCGCGATCGCCGAGGAGAGGAAGAGGAACCCGAGGGCGAAGACGCCGACGAAGACGAGCATCCCCGCGACGGCCGCCACCGTCTCCACCGCCCCGAAACCCGCGAAAAACTCGACGCCGAGGAGGAGCCCGAACCCGGTGATGACGATCGCCTGGAGGTAGGACTTGGTGACACCCGAGAGGGCGATGCCGACGATGATGCTGCCGCGGGGGAGAGGACTTGCAACGATCTCCCTCAAGAGCCCCCAGTTCTTGTCGAAGAGGAAGATGATCCCGCCGTACAGGCTCGTGAACAGAGTGGTCAGGGCGATCACCCCGGCGCACATGAAGGTGAGGTAGCCGACCGTCACCATGCCGGGTACGACGGCGGCGGCCGGGGCGAACCGGTCGAAGGAACTTGCCATCCCGATCCCGAAGAAGGCGAGCCAGAGGGCGGGCTGGAGGAGCGAGGCGACCAGGACCGACTTGAAGCGGACGAACCGCAGAAGGTCGCGCCAGGTGATGGTGAGAAAGCGGAGATCCATCGCTACGTCTCCCCGACGAGCGCCCGCCCGGTGAAGTGGACGAAGACGTCGTCCATCGAGGGCTTCTTCATGTTCACCGCCGTGACCCTGATCCCGGCCCTGGCCATCGCCGCCATGACGTCGGGGAGGAGGCGGGTGCCGTCCTCTGCCGTCATGAGGAGCACGCCTTTCGGCTTCTCCCGCACCTCCTTCACCGCGGGCATCGCCGCGAGCACCGCCGCCGCTTCCGTCTTCTCCGCGGTCTCCAGGTAGATGAGGTCCTGGCCGAGGGCGTTTTTCAACTCGACGGGCCGGCCCTGCAGGACGATCCGCCCGCCGTCGACGAGGCTGATCCGGTCGGAGAGGTGGTCGGCCTCGTCCATGTAATGGGTGGTCAGGAAGATCGTCGTCCCGGCCCGGTTCACTTCACGGATCGCCTCCCAGATCCGCCGGCGCGTCCTGGGGTCAAGGCCGATGGTCGGTTCGTCCAGGAAGAGCACCTTCGGGCGGGTCAGGAGGCCGCGGGCGATCTCGAGCCGGCGTTTCATCCCGCCGGAGAGATGGCGGGTGAGCACATCTCTCTTCTCGGTCAGGTCGACGAGGGCGAGGAGGTCGTCGATACGTCTCCTCCTCTCCTCTTTCTCCATGCCGTACAGGCGGCCGTGGAACTCCAGGGTCTCGCCGACGGTCATGTCGCGGTCGAGGGTGACCTCCTGGAAGACGATCCCGATCGCCTCCCGCACCCGGTCGGGGTCGGCCGCCACGTCGAACCCCGCCACCATGGCCCGCCCGGTCTGGAGGGGGAGGAGGGTGGTGAGCACGTTGATCACCGTGCTCTTCCCGGCGCCGTTCGGCCCGAGAAAAGAGAAGATCTCCCCTTCCTCGACGGTGAAACCGATCCCCTGCACCGCCTTCACCGTCCCGAAGGTGTGTTCGAGTCCCTCCACCTCGATGACCCCCGCCATCGTCCCTCATTCCCGGCCTCATCCCTCTTGAAGGTAGCGGGGCGGCAGGTCTGGCCTGAGGTCTGCGACCTCAAGAGAGACCGGCACCCCTGGCGAGGGCGGCGGGGCCAGGAGCACGACCCCGTCCTCGCCGGCCGCCTCGACGACCCCCACGGTGAGGACCCATCCCGCGGCATCACAGAGGGCGGCGACGGTCCCGGCCGGGTCTTCTGAGATCGCACCCCTGACCGGGAGGTCGGCCTGGAGGGAGAGCCTGACCGCCCCTTCCATATATGCCGCAAACCGTGCTCTCCGGTAGCGCCGCCGCTCGCCCCGTGAACGTTCACGTGCATGGGGGGAGGGCCTGACCCGGTGAAACCGTGGCCCCCGCCGGCCCCTGAAGGGGCCGAGGATAGGTTCGAGTTCACGGCCGCGCGGGAGGGCGACGATATGGTCGGGCCTGAGGGCCGCCACCGAACGGCGCTGGAAGGCGACCCCGCCCCTCCCCGCCACATACCCGCAGGAGTCGACGACCACCGTCTCTGCACCTGCCGCATATGCCGCCGCACACAGGACCCTGAGGGCCTCGAAGGTCTCTTCCAGGGCCCGTGTCGGCGTGAGCACCCCGGTGAAACGGAGGCGGACCTCGCCGCCTGGCAGGGCGATCCCGAGCGTCCCGGGCGGCCCGAGGACCGCCTGTCCGGCGTCGGCGTCCAGGTAGGCCGTCTGCTCGCCGAGACGCTCAATGAGATACGTGGCCAGGGTGCTCTTCCCGGTGTCGGTGGCCCCGAGCAGATAGACTGTGCCGGCCGCCCCCTTCCTGGTGAGGGCCTCTGCCAGTGTCTCCCATGCCGGTACCTCGGTCGCCATCCCCACCAGGTTCAGCGCGCACGCACCTTCAAATATTCGCTCCCCAAGAGGGAGGAGCGACCGAGGAGGAGAGAAAAGATGACACTGATGGACTGCTGTCAGGTGCCGGTGGTGACGGTCCCGCCCGAGACCCCGGTCTATGATGTCGCCAGGATCATGGCCGAACAGAATGTGGGGAGCGTCGTCGTCGTGGAAGAGAAAAAGCCGGTCGGGATCCTCACCGACCGCGACATCACCGTCCGGGTCACCGCCGAGGCCCTGGACCCGGCGCAGGTCCCGGTCAGGGCCGTGATGAGCGGGAACCTCATGGTCCTCCCGGCCTCCGCAGGGCTCTACGAGGCGTTGGGGAAGGCCAGGGACCGGAATATCAGGCGCGTCCCGGTGGTGGACGGCCAGGGTGCGCTCACCGGGATCATCACGGTCGACGACATCATCGCCCTGCTCGCCGAGGAGATGGGCCGGATCGCAACGGTGATCAAGGCGGGACGGCCAAAGATCTGATCCTTTTTTTTCCCGGAAGACCGGAACTATCGTCTCTGTAGAAATCATCTTGGTGGTCCTCTTCGACGGGGGGCTGGCCGCCCCCCGAACCCCCCGCGCGAAGATAGGCGGAGGACGGCATCCTGTCTTTCAGAATCTTTTATTCAGCCTTTCCGGCCTTATCGCCATCCCAGGGGTCCGGGGGCAGAGCCCCCGGCGTGAGCACGGGGGAAGGCGGCCGAATCATACTCGAACCAGGAAAAGGTGAGATTTTCTACAATGCCGAACTATCGCCTCTTCACCAAGGTATTTTTTCCATGTCGCCCTATGATAACCACAAATGAAAACCTGGAGGATCATGTGACATCAGCTGATATCATCCAGACCATGCTCGCCCCCGGACTTATGATCTCGGCCTGCGGTCTTCTTCTTCTCGGCATGAGCAACAAATATTCCGTGGTGCTCAGTCGTATTCGCGTCCTTGACAATGAGAAACGAGATCACCTCCACGACGACCTGGCCCGCCAGACCCACGACGACCCGCGCCTCTCGTGCGTGCTCGAACAACTCTCTGAACTCCAGACGCGCGCGCAGTTCGAGAGGGACGCCATCGTCTGCTACTCGGCGGCGGTGGCGTTTTTTGTCCTCACCTCGATCTTCATCGGTTTCTCGGTGCTCGGGGGGATCGAGATCCTCGGCGCCCTCACCATCGCCTCGTTCCTGGTCGGGATGCTCCTCGTCCTCGCCGGCGTTCTCTTCGCCGGGTGGGAGGCGGTCAAGGGCTACCGGATCATCTGTCTTGACATGCAGAATGAGTGAGAGTTTTCGTCGCTTCATCGCCGCCCCCACC
This window encodes:
- a CDS encoding beta-propeller domain-containing protein yields the protein MDRWILLPLLGAFLIILASGFVLVLPDDGKEIDESGLQTFASDDEVIKFLKAHASRDTTHTTGPGPEISTDAPLAPATAPLIESDGAVDYSSTNVQVAGVDEADIVKNDGQYLYLLRDGEVVIVRAVPADEAAVVGRAAVDGRPQALFLEGDRLVVFTEEVQDDLVTPEGSVAPVPVHRTVTSAQIWSVQDRAAPRLIENITITGNYEEARLIDGEVWLMTVEYPEPPDYPLPEAGGVRPPIYTPPVPQQYYAFHTLASFPVAGGDEASAVSFLLGEGGTMYVSEKNLYLAYPDHPIGESVIHRFALTQRGAAYVATGMVNGTVKDQFSMDEAGDTLRVATTAFQNNSTSGVYLLDDQMEVQGALEGIAPGERIYASRFMGDRLYLVTFKQIDPLFVIDLSGPTPVVLGALKIPGYSEYLHPCGDHCLIGVGRETSVNEWGGTVTGGLKVALFEVGNVSAPAVIDTAIIGTRTTQSPALDDHKAFFFDEKRGVLVLPVYDHGQNYYPVSSSPWNGAYVFTLSEEEGIDHTGTITHESSWDGRVKRTVRFDETLATVSDLSIVLTSLPDCTRTGAVVIGESPAAPPVQTGGMPLPPEISA
- a CDS encoding ABC transporter permease, which codes for MDLRFLTITWRDLLRFVRFKSVLVASLLQPALWLAFFGIGMASSFDRFAPAAAVVPGMVTVGYLTFMCAGVIALTTLFTSLYGGIIFLFDKNWGLLREIVASPLPRGSIIVGIALSGVTKSYLQAIVITGFGLLLGVEFFAGFGAVETVAAVAGMLVFVGVFALGFLFLSSAIAVTMETPEGLQAVITLLTLPIFFASNALYPTATLPDALRALAAANPLTHLITGLRYFAIGPDFSALGVRYVTTAVDVVFSLCVLLVFAALTFLLARWRFARVSVT
- a CDS encoding ATP-binding cassette domain-containing protein; the protein is MAGVIEVEGLEHTFGTVKAVQGIGFTVEEGEIFSFLGPNGAGKSTVINVLTTLLPLQTGRAMVAGFDVAADPDRVREAIGIVFQEVTLDRDMTVGETLEFHGRLYGMEKEERRRRIDDLLALVDLTEKRDVLTRHLSGGMKRRLEIARGLLTRPKVLFLDEPTIGLDPRTRRRIWEAIREVNRAGTTIFLTTHYMDEADHLSDRISLVDGGRIVLQGRPVELKNALGQDLIYLETAEKTEAAAVLAAMPAVKEVREKPKGVLLMTAEDGTRLLPDVMAAMARAGIRVTAVNMKKPSMDDVFVHFTGRALVGET
- a CDS encoding Clp1/GlmU family protein, producing the protein MATEVPAWETLAEALTRKGAAGTVYLLGATDTGKSTLATYLIERLGEQTAYLDADAGQAVLGPPGTLGIALPGGEVRLRFTGVLTPTRALEETFEALRVLCAAAYAAGAETVVVDSCGYVAGRGGVAFQRRSVAALRPDHIVALPRGRELEPILGPFRGRRGPRFHRVRPSPHARERSRGERRRYRRARFAAYMEGAVRLSLQADLPVRGAISEDPAGTVAALCDAAGWVLTVGVVEAAGEDGVVLLAPPPSPGVPVSLEVADLRPDLPPRYLQEG
- a CDS encoding CBS domain-containing protein, with amino-acid sequence MTLMDCCQVPVVTVPPETPVYDVARIMAEQNVGSVVVVEEKKPVGILTDRDITVRVTAEALDPAQVPVRAVMSGNLMVLPASAGLYEALGKARDRNIRRVPVVDGQGALTGIITVDDIIALLAEEMGRIATVIKAGRPKI
- a CDS encoding DUF2721 domain-containing protein, with product MTSADIIQTMLAPGLMISACGLLLLGMSNKYSVVLSRIRVLDNEKRDHLHDDLARQTHDDPRLSCVLEQLSELQTRAQFERDAIVCYSAAVAFFVLTSIFIGFSVLGGIEILGALTIASFLVGMLLVLAGVLFAGWEAVKGYRIICLDMQNE